Proteins encoded within one genomic window of Pseudanabaena sp. BC1403:
- a CDS encoding BMP family protein, whose amino-acid sequence MGIFAGACNSTPTAPTVSTTAPTSATTAATTTATDAKEFKAAMIFVGPKNDSGWNQGHYEASKYVMEKQSGIQFDYVDKVNPGDRPNVKASQVADDLIAKGAKLVVFNSDDFKDDALETAKKHPNVSIIHASGDYAWKEGKNFKNQKNISNVMPQIEYGRMISGCAAALNSETGKIGFVGPLINDETRRLVSASYLGAKYCWQTYRKKNPEDLKFKVVWIGFWFNIPGQTLDPTKVSDDFYNSGFDVVMSGIDTPEVAVQGKKAAEAGKKVKYLHYGLKTGCNAAPEICIGVPYYNWGPAYLDQVKKAKDGKFTGEFIAAAPNWKDLNNPDTSGVGFEKGKALTPEGDKFLTEFITGLGDGKISLFKGPLNYQDGTPFLKEGETATPQQIWYFTSLIQGIEGASK is encoded by the coding sequence GTGGGAATATTTGCTGGAGCTTGTAACAGTACTCCCACAGCTCCTACAGTTTCAACCACTGCGCCAACTTCAGCAACTACTGCGGCAACTACAACTGCGACCGATGCGAAAGAATTTAAAGCAGCGATGATTTTTGTTGGGCCGAAAAATGATTCTGGTTGGAACCAAGGTCATTACGAAGCCTCAAAATATGTAATGGAAAAACAATCGGGCATCCAGTTTGACTATGTAGACAAAGTCAATCCAGGCGATCGTCCAAACGTCAAAGCTTCTCAGGTGGCTGACGATCTTATTGCTAAGGGTGCAAAGCTAGTAGTTTTCAACTCTGATGACTTTAAAGATGATGCTCTCGAAACTGCGAAAAAGCATCCTAATGTGTCCATAATTCATGCAAGCGGTGACTATGCTTGGAAAGAAGGCAAAAATTTCAAAAACCAGAAAAACATTAGCAACGTCATGCCTCAAATTGAGTATGGCAGAATGATCTCTGGATGCGCAGCGGCTCTCAACTCAGAGACAGGCAAAATCGGTTTTGTGGGGCCATTAATCAATGATGAAACCCGCAGACTAGTATCAGCAAGTTATTTGGGGGCTAAGTATTGCTGGCAAACCTATCGCAAAAAAAATCCCGAAGATTTGAAGTTTAAGGTGGTTTGGATTGGCTTCTGGTTTAATATTCCTGGACAGACACTTGACCCGACCAAGGTCTCTGATGATTTTTATAACAGTGGGTTTGATGTGGTGATGAGTGGTATTGATACACCTGAAGTGGCGGTGCAAGGAAAGAAAGCTGCTGAAGCTGGCAAGAAGGTCAAATATCTACACTACGGGCTCAAAACTGGCTGTAATGCTGCTCCAGAAATTTGTATTGGAGTTCCCTATTACAACTGGGGCCCAGCATATCTCGATCAAGTCAAAAAGGCTAAGGATGGGAAATTTACGGGAGAATTTATTGCCGCAGCGCCTAATTGGAAAGACTTGAATAATCCTGATACTTCAGGAGTGGGATTTGAGAAAGGCAAGGCTTTGACTCCAGAAGGTGACAAGTTCTTGACGGAATTTATTACTGGTTTGGGCGATGGCAAGATTAGTCTTTTTAAGGGACCTCTGAACTATCAAGATGGGACTCCTTTTCTCAAGGAAGGCGAAACTGCTACCCCACAGCAGATTTGGTACTTTACCAGCTTGATACAAGGTATTGAGGGTGCTAGTAAATAA
- a CDS encoding ABC transporter substrate-binding protein: protein MRKSIQKRAKVKQWKALVLLLLISICSLLLWGCAIAPETIKNRLVVPIDGDIKTFNPVLIQEAYSGIAIGYTLTGMISENPLTKDLEPELAEKWEIQQEGKQLIFTMRPDLKWSDGQPLTVDDVLFTYQNVIFNEKIPTGTRDVLRVGQSQTLPKVEKLDDRRISFFLSEPFAPALRTIGGIGILPKHVFEPTLKEDPKVPNQKLKFLETWTLTTPVNQLVGSGPYIIQEYRPSERIIYKPNPYYWKKGFPYIKQFVMQIVESPDTALLRFRSQDLDMYRLRGEDYQLLKRFEQRDRYKIYNAGPSTGQAFIMFNLNKGKNPKTNEPFVDPKKSKWFNDVIFRRAVAYAINREAIITNLSRGLAQTQNSPVSIPSPYFFPPEKGLKVYDYQPEKSREILLQAGYKYNSEQQLLDAQGNLVRFTLLAPAGGRVAMGAQIKSDLEKIGMKIDFTPVDFRIISDKLDNSKQWDATILGFTGGAEPNSAINLWATDGDSHMFNKGPVGDEPPFPGREVADWEKKIHSLMIQGAQELDETKRKAIYAEYQQLVQEQLPLIHLTMPLYLVAVRDRVENAQPSALAGSTGVTGALWNLEQLKLKS, encoded by the coding sequence GTGAGAAAAAGTATTCAGAAACGAGCAAAGGTCAAGCAATGGAAGGCATTGGTATTACTACTACTGATTAGTATCTGTTCCCTACTGCTTTGGGGTTGTGCGATCGCACCAGAAACTATCAAGAATCGCTTAGTAGTTCCCATTGATGGCGACATCAAAACTTTTAATCCTGTCTTAATCCAAGAAGCTTACAGTGGCATTGCGATCGGCTATACGCTCACTGGGATGATCTCCGAAAATCCACTGACCAAAGATTTAGAACCTGAATTAGCCGAAAAATGGGAAATCCAACAGGAAGGTAAGCAACTAATTTTCACGATGCGTCCTGATTTGAAATGGTCAGATGGTCAACCCCTTACCGTTGATGATGTTTTATTTACCTATCAAAATGTGATCTTCAATGAGAAGATTCCCACTGGCACTCGTGATGTCCTGCGAGTTGGACAATCACAAACTCTTCCCAAAGTTGAAAAGCTCGACGATCGCCGTATTTCCTTCTTTCTGAGCGAACCCTTTGCACCTGCTTTACGCACCATCGGTGGAATTGGTATTTTACCTAAACATGTTTTTGAACCGACCCTCAAGGAAGATCCGAAAGTTCCTAATCAGAAGCTAAAGTTTTTAGAAACATGGACTCTTACAACACCTGTCAATCAACTAGTTGGCAGTGGCCCATATATAATCCAAGAATATCGACCTTCTGAACGCATCATCTATAAGCCCAATCCCTATTACTGGAAAAAGGGATTTCCCTATATCAAACAATTTGTCATGCAGATTGTGGAATCTCCAGATACCGCCCTACTGCGCTTCAGATCGCAAGACCTCGATATGTATCGCTTACGCGGCGAAGACTATCAATTGCTAAAGCGTTTTGAACAGCGCGATCGCTACAAAATCTATAATGCTGGCCCCTCTACAGGTCAGGCATTCATCATGTTCAACCTCAATAAGGGCAAAAATCCTAAAACTAATGAACCCTTTGTTGATCCGAAAAAATCAAAATGGTTTAACGATGTTATCTTCCGTCGCGCTGTTGCCTATGCTATCAATCGAGAAGCGATAATTACCAATCTGTCGAGAGGCTTAGCCCAGACTCAAAATTCACCAGTTTCTATCCCTAGTCCCTATTTCTTCCCTCCCGAAAAAGGACTCAAGGTTTATGATTATCAGCCTGAAAAGTCTAGAGAAATCCTTTTGCAAGCAGGATATAAATATAATTCTGAACAACAACTTCTCGATGCTCAAGGTAATCTAGTGCGCTTTACTTTGCTTGCTCCTGCGGGTGGTAGGGTTGCGATGGGAGCGCAAATTAAGAGTGATTTAGAAAAAATTGGCATGAAGATTGACTTTACTCCAGTTGATTTTCGGATTATCTCCGATAAGCTTGACAACTCAAAGCAATGGGATGCGACAATTCTTGGCTTTACTGGAGGTGCGGAACCAAATAGCGCGATTAATCTTTGGGCAACTGATGGTGATTCCCATATGTTTAACAAGGGGCCAGTTGGTGACGAGCCACCTTTCCCAGGGCGTGAAGTTGCTGACTGGGAAAAGAAAATTCATTCTTTGATGATCCAAGGTGCGCAGGAACTAGATGAAACTAAACGCAAAGCTATCTATGCGGAATATCAACAATTAGTACAGGAGCAATTACCACTAATCCATCTAACAATGCCTCTGTACTTAGTTGCTGTACGCGATCGCGTTGAGAATGCCCAACCATCGGCATTAGCTGGGAGCACTGGCGTGACGGGAGCATTGTGGAATCTAGAACAATTGAAATTGAAGTCCTAG
- the ispF gene encoding 2-C-methyl-D-erythritol 2,4-cyclodiphosphate synthase: protein MNIRIGNGYDLHRLVSDRKLILGGVEIPYEKGLLGHSDADVLTHAIMDAMLGALALGDIGHYFPPTDPKWAGADSIMLLQQVQELIGAQGWRVNNLDSMVIAEAPKLKPHIKAMRDRLAQAMNLSIDCVSVKATTNEGMDAIGQKEAIAVHAVVLLVKS from the coding sequence ATGAATATCCGCATTGGCAATGGTTATGACCTACATCGACTCGTTAGCGATCGCAAGCTGATCCTTGGTGGTGTCGAAATTCCCTATGAAAAAGGACTGCTAGGACATAGCGATGCCGATGTGCTGACCCATGCGATCATGGATGCCATGCTGGGAGCGCTTGCCCTTGGTGATATTGGACATTATTTTCCACCCACTGACCCTAAATGGGCAGGAGCCGATAGCATCATGCTATTGCAACAAGTACAGGAGCTAATTGGAGCACAGGGTTGGCGCGTGAATAATCTTGACTCAATGGTGATTGCCGAAGCGCCCAAACTCAAACCACATATTAAAGCAATGCGCGATCGCCTAGCTCAAGCAATGAATTTGTCGATTGATTGTGTCAGCGTTAAGGCTACCACTAACGAAGGCATGGATGCGATCGGGCAAAAAGAAGCGATCGCAGTTCACGCTGTAGTTTTATTAGTTAAAAGCTAA
- the xdhA gene encoding xanthine dehydrogenase small subunit — translation MTQQVSPISVTDFTFTLNGAISRVNNLAPTTTLLHYLRQNGHVGTKEGCGDGDCGACTVTIVGKDSHGKPQYQAVNSCLVPIGAIAGREVITAEGIANGQLHPVQAAMVETAGSQCGYCTPGFIMSMFAAYYNGSLSNDICIEGNLCRCTGYVPIRKAAQQLAATIPDDQFSSELAQKTCDLVAISYTNAQQQFYRPTKLSEALQLLQQYPEATLVAGATDLGLEMSWHRRTYPVLISLEAIEELKQINQTDDHVEIGAAVPLSHIEDLLHGVFPSLDEMLHWFAARQIRNRATLGGNIGTASPIGDLPPVLLALDATLKLASVEGDRSLPLADFFKGYRQTELKQGEIIYSVTIPKAIASGATKRLSQSYKIGKRGTDDISIVAAAFVIDLDADQKILHARLAYGGVAATPIRAIAVESMLVGQPWTMETVRSVKPALREVFTPLSDLRGSADYRKMLVGNLFEKFFVEHS, via the coding sequence GTGACTCAACAGGTAAGCCCTATTTCCGTAACTGACTTTACGTTCACCCTCAACGGTGCAATCTCGCGCGTTAACAATCTTGCACCTACGACTACCCTGCTACACTATTTACGCCAAAATGGCCATGTGGGAACCAAAGAAGGATGTGGTGATGGTGACTGCGGTGCTTGTACTGTAACTATCGTTGGTAAAGATAGTCATGGTAAGCCCCAGTATCAAGCTGTAAATAGTTGCTTAGTTCCCATCGGCGCGATCGCAGGACGGGAGGTGATTACTGCCGAGGGTATCGCCAATGGGCAACTGCACCCAGTCCAAGCCGCGATGGTAGAAACGGCAGGATCGCAATGTGGCTATTGCACGCCTGGCTTCATCATGAGTATGTTTGCGGCTTACTACAATGGCAGCCTGAGCAATGACATCTGTATTGAGGGCAATCTCTGTCGCTGCACAGGCTATGTACCGATTCGCAAAGCTGCGCAGCAATTAGCAGCAACAATTCCCGATGATCAATTCAGCTCTGAGCTAGCTCAAAAAACTTGCGATTTGGTTGCGATCTCCTATACAAATGCGCAGCAGCAATTTTATCGCCCCACAAAGCTGTCAGAAGCACTGCAACTACTTCAACAATATCCCGAAGCGACCTTGGTAGCAGGTGCAACTGATTTGGGCTTAGAAATGAGTTGGCATCGGCGGACTTATCCTGTGCTGATTTCCTTGGAAGCTATTGAAGAACTAAAGCAGATTAATCAAACCGATGACCATGTAGAAATTGGCGCGGCGGTTCCCCTCAGTCATATTGAAGATTTGCTGCATGGTGTTTTCCCTAGCCTTGATGAAATGCTGCATTGGTTTGCGGCAAGGCAGATCCGCAATCGGGCGACCTTAGGCGGCAATATTGGCACGGCTTCTCCCATTGGCGATTTGCCACCTGTGTTACTAGCCCTTGATGCGACCTTAAAGTTAGCAAGTGTTGAAGGCGATCGCAGTTTGCCATTAGCTGACTTCTTTAAGGGCTATCGGCAAACGGAACTGAAGCAAGGCGAAATCATCTATTCAGTGACAATTCCCAAAGCGATCGCCTCTGGAGCAACTAAGCGCCTGAGCCAGTCCTACAAAATCGGCAAACGCGGCACTGACGATATCAGTATCGTGGCAGCGGCTTTTGTAATCGATCTAGATGCTGACCAAAAAATTCTCCATGCGCGTCTTGCCTATGGTGGTGTTGCGGCAACTCCAATTAGAGCGATCGCTGTCGAATCGATGCTAGTCGGTCAACCTTGGACAATGGAAACTGTGCGATCGGTAAAGCCTGCTTTGCGTGAAGTATTTACACCTCTTAGCGATCTGCGCGGAAGTGCTGACTATCGCAAGATGCTAGTAGGGAATCTATTTGAGAAGTTTTTTGTTGAACATAGTTGA
- the xdhB gene encoding xanthine dehydrogenase molybdopterin binding subunit yields the protein MTITDQKPSNKKSHESAAGHVSGSAIYTDDQRLPAGMLSLYPVLSPHAHAKITKLDCAAAYEVEGLVTILTADDVIGENNTGVIIHDEVLLPRDEVSYWGQVVVWAVGETEDAARQAAAKVIVEYEPLPAIITIQEAIAAESYHLKKQAIKRGEPESALQNCDRTLEGELEVGGQDHFYLETHTSWAIPDGENGYKVYSSTQHPSETQVIVARVLGLPSSHIVVTCLRMGGAFGGKESQANPFAAAAALAAYKTGRPARVSLRRHQDMIVTGKRHNFLGKYQVGFTNDGLITALKAELYADGGWSLDLSPPIIMRAMMHIDNAYYIPNLEVQGWIAKTHRVSNTAYRGFGGPQGMVVCEEVIDRIARNLGLSPEVVRERNFYHGTGETRTTHYGQDIVDNRIDLVWTEAKEKSNFSDRQAQIAQFNQTSPYKKRGIAITPVKFGISFTKTEYNQAGALVLIYTDGSIQVNHGGTEMGQGLHTKMLQVAAKSLGVKLDRFRIMPTSTDKVPNTSATAASSGSDLNGQAVKDACEILRKRMSTVAVKMLNLDAPEDLVFEDDWIYCRTYPSARIAFEEVVKQTYNERISLSANGFYRTPNIFWDAKLNKGRPFYYFSYGAAVSEVEVDGFTGTFKLRQVDLVQDVGESINPLIDKGQIEGGFVQGMGWLTMEELVWDKIGRLLTCAPSTYKIPTVSEIPEQFNVNLLERAAQDGVIFGSKAVGEPPFMLAISVREAIRNAVAAFGNADYVPLALPATPEATLWAIESVKAASLSALQV from the coding sequence ATGACGATTACAGATCAAAAACCCAGTAATAAAAAAAGCCATGAAAGCGCCGCAGGTCACGTTAGCGGCAGTGCTATCTATACAGACGATCAACGTCTCCCCGCAGGAATGCTTTCCCTTTATCCTGTGCTGTCACCCCATGCCCATGCCAAAATCACCAAGCTTGACTGCGCCGCCGCCTACGAAGTTGAAGGTTTGGTGACGATACTGACGGCAGATGATGTAATAGGTGAAAATAATACGGGTGTAATCATTCACGATGAGGTATTGCTGCCCAGAGATGAGGTGAGCTATTGGGGGCAGGTGGTAGTTTGGGCAGTCGGTGAAACTGAAGATGCGGCTCGTCAAGCTGCTGCCAAAGTGATTGTCGAATATGAGCCTCTGCCAGCAATTATTACTATTCAAGAGGCGATCGCGGCGGAGAGTTACCATCTTAAAAAACAGGCGATTAAGCGCGGTGAACCTGAATCGGCTCTTCAAAATTGCGATCGCACCCTTGAAGGTGAACTAGAAGTCGGCGGACAGGATCATTTCTATTTGGAAACCCATACCAGTTGGGCAATTCCTGATGGAGAGAATGGCTATAAAGTCTATAGCTCAACCCAACATCCTAGTGAAACTCAAGTAATCGTAGCGCGGGTATTGGGCTTGCCCAGTAGTCATATTGTCGTCACCTGTCTGCGGATGGGCGGCGCATTTGGCGGGAAAGAATCTCAAGCTAACCCCTTTGCGGCAGCGGCAGCTTTGGCAGCATATAAAACGGGTCGTCCTGCCAGAGTCAGTTTACGCCGACATCAGGACATGATTGTTACAGGCAAGCGGCATAACTTTTTAGGCAAATACCAAGTTGGCTTTACTAACGATGGACTAATTACAGCGCTCAAAGCTGAGCTATACGCAGATGGAGGCTGGAGCCTTGACCTGTCACCACCGATCATCATGCGAGCGATGATGCATATCGATAACGCCTACTACATTCCCAATTTAGAAGTACAAGGATGGATTGCCAAAACCCATCGAGTTTCTAATACAGCCTATCGCGGTTTTGGTGGACCACAGGGCATGGTAGTTTGCGAGGAAGTAATTGATCGCATAGCACGTAACCTTGGTTTGTCGCCCGAAGTCGTGCGCGAACGGAACTTCTATCATGGTACTGGCGAAACTAGAACCACTCACTATGGGCAGGATATAGTTGATAACCGCATCGATCTGGTCTGGACTGAAGCTAAGGAAAAATCTAATTTTAGCGATCGGCAAGCCCAAATCGCCCAATTCAATCAAACTAGCCCCTACAAAAAACGTGGCATTGCGATTACGCCTGTTAAGTTCGGGATTTCCTTCACCAAAACCGAGTACAACCAAGCAGGTGCACTAGTTCTCATTTATACCGATGGCAGCATTCAGGTAAATCACGGGGGTACAGAAATGGGGCAAGGGCTGCATACTAAAATGCTCCAAGTCGCTGCCAAGTCCCTTGGTGTCAAACTCGATCGCTTTCGGATCATGCCCACAAGTACCGATAAAGTCCCGAATACTTCCGCAACAGCAGCTTCCAGTGGCTCCGATCTCAATGGTCAAGCAGTCAAAGATGCCTGTGAAATCCTGCGGAAACGTATGTCAACTGTGGCTGTAAAAATGCTCAATCTCGATGCCCCCGAAGATCTTGTTTTCGAGGATGATTGGATCTATTGCCGCACCTATCCCAGCGCAAGAATCGCGTTTGAAGAAGTCGTAAAGCAAACCTACAACGAGCGGATTAGCCTCTCGGCAAATGGCTTCTATCGCACCCCAAATATTTTTTGGGATGCCAAGCTGAATAAGGGTCGTCCGTTCTATTACTTCTCTTACGGTGCGGCGGTGAGTGAAGTGGAAGTAGATGGATTTACGGGTACATTTAAACTGCGACAGGTGGATCTTGTCCAAGATGTCGGAGAATCAATTAATCCATTAATCGATAAAGGTCAGATCGAAGGTGGCTTTGTGCAGGGGATGGGTTGGCTGACTATGGAAGAATTAGTCTGGGATAAAATCGGTCGATTGCTGACCTGTGCGCCAAGTACATACAAAATCCCCACCGTTAGCGAAATCCCTGAACAGTTCAATGTCAATCTCTTAGAACGCGCCGCTCAAGATGGTGTGATTTTTGGTAGTAAAGCGGTTGGGGAGCCTCCATTTATGCTAGCTATATCCGTAAGAGAAGCCATTCGCAATGCTGTCGCCGCTTTTGGTAATGCTGACTATGTGCCCTTGGCGCTTCCTGCTACACCTGAGGCGACCCTCTGGGCGATCGAGTCGGTGAAGGCGGCTTCTCTATCTGCTTTGCAAGTATGA
- a CDS encoding XdhC family protein: protein MIYAELLSLLSQGAVVVATVISTKGSVPREVGAKMLITCDRCIDTIGGGAGEAKVIVQAREVLQTGEKRRIEIDLTGSPKRQTEGVCGGWMEILLERWQGDAAIAIAQQILTELKLGRALTLVTPFGDGYPSLIEEKGERKKEKDSEAFIKEKDLEVLIEVLEPEPMLLIVGAGHVGEQLARVAHLIGFQIAIQDDRPEWANSERYPQAAFIYSNIEQALEELSNHSSLHVALVTRGYRYDLDALMALLNRDLPCAYIGMIGSERRVMQVYEQTKLMGISEDKLKSIYAPIGLDIGALTPAEIAISIGAELIMRRRGGNGRSLSASLRNPK from the coding sequence ATGATCTACGCAGAGCTTCTATCATTACTTAGTCAAGGCGCTGTGGTCGTGGCAACGGTAATTAGCACTAAGGGTTCTGTCCCGCGAGAGGTGGGCGCGAAAATGCTAATTACCTGCGATCGCTGCATTGATACGATCGGTGGTGGTGCAGGAGAGGCAAAGGTAATCGTTCAAGCAAGGGAAGTCCTACAAACGGGGGAGAAAAGGCGGATAGAAATTGACCTAACTGGATCGCCCAAGCGTCAGACTGAGGGAGTTTGCGGTGGTTGGATGGAGATCCTTTTGGAGCGATGGCAGGGAGATGCGGCGATCGCGATCGCGCAGCAGATACTGACAGAATTAAAATTAGGGCGAGCTCTTACTTTGGTTACTCCTTTTGGTGATGGATATCCTTCCTTGATTGAGGAAAAAGGAGAAAGGAAAAAGGAAAAAGATTCGGAGGCTTTTATCAAGGAAAAAGATTTGGAGGTTCTTATTGAGGTTTTGGAGCCTGAGCCGATGTTGCTGATTGTGGGGGCGGGGCATGTGGGGGAGCAGCTTGCGCGGGTCGCGCATTTGATCGGTTTTCAGATTGCGATTCAGGATGATCGTCCTGAATGGGCAAACTCAGAGAGATATCCACAAGCTGCTTTTATCTATTCCAATATTGAGCAAGCTTTGGAGGAACTCTCAAACCATTCAAGTCTTCATGTAGCTTTGGTAACGCGAGGCTATCGTTATGATTTGGATGCTTTAATGGCTTTACTAAATCGCGATTTACCCTGTGCCTATATCGGTATGATTGGTAGTGAGAGAAGGGTGATGCAGGTATACGAGCAAACTAAGTTAATGGGAATCTCTGAGGATAAACTTAAATCTATCTATGCGCCGATTGGTCTAGATATCGGTGCTTTAACTCCTGCGGAGATTGCGATTAGCATTGGCGCGGAGTTAATCATGCGGCGGCGTGGTGGTAATGGGCGATCGTTATCGGCAAGTTTGCGTAACCCCAAATAA
- a CDS encoding hybrid sensor histidine kinase/response regulator, with product MSDRLPTDSIKSTDKSLEISSLCHSLDGCVLVVDDNPTNLSVLVNLLRDVGLRVLVATDGESAIEQTEYVKPDLILLDVMMPGIDGFETCERLKANPDTVKIPIIFMTALSETVDKVRGLSLGAVDYVTKPFDHEEVLVRIRTHLTITKQRQTIESQNLELQTEICDRKRAEESLTIFLHAVSHDLRNPVTGLLMVLDNLAKTASSADTNILLPKSTLERMQQSGNRQLALINSLLESHVNDVHGIIIHPQSVAIMEVIQAAIDDLQPLLDKEEAKVIVQIAPELPLVFADAAHVCRVFQNLIANAIKHNPPNLKLTISAKINPENNLLCEVSDDGVGMTNEQSEHLFELYAQGKHQTKLNRRSLSLGLGLYICRQIVQAHGGAIGVTGEINIGSRFWFTLPMS from the coding sequence ATGAGCGATCGCCTTCCAACCGATTCCATTAAAAGCACAGATAAATCTCTTGAAATATCAAGTTTATGTCATTCCTTAGATGGTTGTGTTTTGGTTGTCGATGACAATCCCACCAACTTGAGTGTATTGGTGAACTTGCTGCGAGATGTGGGGCTGCGAGTATTGGTGGCAACTGATGGCGAAAGTGCGATCGAGCAGACTGAATATGTCAAGCCCGATCTGATCTTGTTAGATGTGATGATGCCAGGTATCGATGGCTTCGAGACTTGCGAACGCCTCAAGGCAAATCCTGATACTGTCAAGATTCCGATTATTTTTATGACCGCGCTCTCAGAAACAGTAGATAAAGTACGCGGTTTATCTTTGGGGGCTGTGGACTATGTGACCAAGCCATTCGATCATGAAGAAGTATTAGTCAGAATTCGTACCCATTTAACAATTACCAAACAGCGACAGACGATCGAGTCCCAAAATCTGGAATTACAAACAGAAATTTGCGATCGCAAACGGGCTGAAGAATCATTAACAATTTTTCTCCACGCAGTTTCCCATGACTTGCGAAATCCTGTAACAGGTTTATTGATGGTTTTGGATAATTTAGCGAAGACAGCAAGCAGCGCTGACACAAATATTCTGTTACCAAAATCTACGCTTGAGAGAATGCAACAAAGTGGCAATCGACAGTTAGCATTAATCAACTCCTTGCTGGAGTCCCATGTGAACGATGTCCATGGAATTATCATTCATCCTCAATCTGTGGCGATCATGGAGGTCATCCAAGCTGCGATCGATGATCTGCAACCTCTTTTAGATAAGGAAGAAGCAAAAGTTATTGTGCAAATCGCCCCTGAATTACCACTTGTTTTCGCTGATGCTGCTCATGTTTGTCGAGTCTTTCAAAATCTGATTGCTAATGCGATTAAACATAATCCACCAAATCTCAAACTCACAATTTCGGCAAAGATAAATCCTGAGAATAATCTCCTTTGCGAGGTTTCTGATGATGGCGTAGGTATGACAAATGAACAAAGTGAACATCTATTTGAACTTTACGCTCAGGGTAAGCATCAAACTAAACTTAATCGGCGATCGCTCAGTCTTGGCTTAGGGCTGTACATCTGTCGCCAAATTGTCCAAGCTCATGGTGGTGCGATCGGGGTAACTGGTGAGATTAATATCGGTTCCCGCTTTTGGTTTACATTACCAATGTCATAA